The window CCACCCCGCCTCCGCGGAGTACCTCCGTCACGCGCGCGAGGTGACCGAGGAGGCGGGCGCGGCGCTCGTCTTCGACGAGATCCAGACCGGCGTCGGGCGCACGGGCGACCTGTGGGCCTGCGAGGGCGTCGGCGTCGAACCCGACATCCTCACGTCGGCGAAGGGAATCGCCAACGGCCTGCCCCTGGGGACGACCCTGGTGAAGGACTGGATCGCGGAGGACCCCGGCGACCACGGGTCGACGTTCTCCGGTGGCCCCGTCGTCTGCGCCGCGGCCAACGCCACCCTCGACACGGTCGTCGAGGAGGACGTTCCGGGTCACGCCGCCGCGGTCGGCGAGTACCTCCGGAGCGAACTGGAGGCCGCCGTCGACGAACACGATCTGCCCGTCCGCGAGGTGCGCGGCGTCGGTCTGATGATCGGCATCCAGGTGAAGCGCGGCGCGAACCGCGTGCTCAAGAACCTCGCGCTGTCCGAGCAGATCCTGGCGCTGCCGGCCGGCCGGACGGTCGTCCGCCTGCTCCCGCCGCTCGTGATCGACGAGCGCCACGCCGACCAGTTCGTCGACTCCCTCGTGGAGGTGCTGCAATGAGCGCCGAACTCGACGACGAGGAGGTCGCGACCGACGGCGAGTCGGTGCCGGCGGGCGAGGGCGACGCCGTCGAATTCACGATGAACCACGGCGTCTTCGAAGTCGAAGAGAACCTCACCGAGGGGCTGACCGACGCGCAGACGCTGCTCGCGGACCTGGTCTCGATCCCCTCTCCCTCGGGTGACGAGGGAGCCGCCACCGAGCGCCTGAAGGCCTTCTTCGAGGAACACGACCGCGAGGTGTGGATCGACGAGGTCGGCAACGTCCGCGCGCCCGCGGACGACTCGGTGCTTCTGACCTCTCACATCGACACCGTCCCCGGCGACGTCCCGGTGAAGGTCGAGAACGGCGTGCTGTGGGGTCGCGGGAGCGTGGACGCCACTGGGCCGCTGGCGGCGATGGCCGTCGCGGCCGTCGAGACCGGCGTCTCCTTCGTCGGCGTCGTCCAGGAGGAGACCAGTTCCCGCGGCGCGTGGCACCTCGTCGAGGACCGCGACGCGCCCGAGGCGGTCATCAACGGCGAACCCTCCGGCTGGGACGGCATCACGCTCGGCTACCGCGGCTTCCTCTCGGGGACGTACGTCTCGACGAGCGAACTCGGCCACTCCTCGCGCCCGGAGGACAACGCGATCCAGTCGGCCGTCAACTGGTGGTCGAGCGTCGCGGAGTTCTTCGACGAGGACGAGTCCGACGGCGTCTTCGACACCGTGACGACGAAGCCGGTCCGCTTCGACGGCGGTCCCACCGAGGACGGCCTCGCCGTCGAGGCGACCGTCGACGTGCAGTTCCGCGTCCCGCCGAAGTTCACCATCGACGACATCAGGGAGGTCGCCGAGGGCGAACTCACCCGCGGCGGCGTCCACTGGGAGAAGCCGATTCCGCCGGTGATGACCAGCCCACGGACGGAGGTCGCCCGCGCGTTCCGCGTCGGGATCCGCGAGGCCGGCGGCGAGCCGAGGCTGCTCAGAAAGACCGGGACCAGCGACATGAACATCTTCGCCGGCACGTGGGACTGCCCGATGGCGACCTACGGCCCCGGCGACTCCGAGCTGGATCACGCGCCGAACGAACACCTCGACCTCGCGGAGTACGACAGCTCGATCGACGTGCTCGTCGACGTCTGCGAGCGCCTACAGGAGTGAGAGAGATGCTCGAAACCGACCACTTCCTCGACATCGACGACCTGACGACCGACGAACTGCAGACGGTCCTCGACCGCGCCGCCGCGATCAAGGCCGGAGAGGACGCGGTCCAACTCTCCGATCAGACGCTCGGGATGCTCTTCGAGAAGCCGAGCACCCGCACGCGGATCTCCTTCGAGACCGGGATGACACAGCTCGGCGGCCACGCCATCTTCCTCGGCCCCGACGACATCCAGCTCGGTCACGGCGAGCCCCTCTCTGACACCTCTCGGGTCCTCTCGCGGTACGTCGACGCCGTGATGGCCCGACTGTTCGACCACGAGGACTTACTGGAGATCGCCGAGTACTCCGACGTCCCGGTCGTCAACGGCCTCACCGACGACGCCCACCCCTGTCAGACGCTCGCGGACCTGTTGACGATCGACGAGGCCTTCGGCGGCTTCGACGACGTGCAGGCCGCCTGGGTCGGCGACGGCAACAACGTCGGCCAGTCGTTCGTGATCGGCGCGGCGATGGTCGGACTGGATCTGACGGTCGCGACGCCGGAGGACTACGGGATGGACGACGACGTCCTCGAACAGGCGGCGGACCTCGGCCACGAGCCGACGATCGTCGACGACCCGAAGGACGCCGTCGACGACGCCGACGTCGTCTACACCGACGTGTGGATCTCGATGGGCCAGGAGGACCAGCGTCACGAGAAACTGGCGGCCTTCGACGGCTACCAGGTGAACGAGCGCCTGCTCGCCGACTCCGACGCGCAGGTGATGCACTGTCTGCCCGCCCACCGCGGCGAGGAGATCACCGACGACGTGCTCGAATCCGACCGCGCGCTCGTCTGGGACCAGGCCGAGAACCGCCTGCACGCCCAGAAGGGGCTGCTCGTCGAACTGCTCGACGCCTGATACTGGTTACCCTCACTTCTCACCGCCGAGCGCACCCCCGTTGCCGGCGCTCGGCGGTACGAGACGAGAGTAGTCGTTATGAATCGGCTACCGGTATCGATACCGTCCGCCATCGGTGCACCGGCGGTACCCCCACCGACGGCGACCGCTTTTATCTGCCTGTGGTCGAAGAACCGGGTAGCGACGTTCGCATGATGGACGACCCGGACGCGGACTCCGAGGCCCCGCCGCGGCGGCTCGACGCGTGGATCGACCGAACAGCGAGTCGCATCGAGGACTTCATCAACGTCGTCGAACTCGCCGCGGCGGCGATCTTCGCGCTCCTTTTCGCCATCGGCGTCGTCGACCTCGCCCTTCAGATCGTCGAGACCGCGGCCGACGGGAACATCACCGACCCGCTGGCCGTCATCGACATCATCGACACGGGGCTGTTGCTCCTGATAATCGTCGAGGTCTACCAGACGGTCATCGCCTACACCCGGCGGAGCGAGACCCGCAGGATCGTCCGCCTGATCATCTACACCGGGATCATCGCGATGGTCCGAAAGGTGATCATCTTCCGGACCGGCGAGTACGCGACGACCGGGGACGCGCTCCTGGCGGCGGCCGCCTACACGCTCGCGCTGGTCGGACTGGGCGTCATCCTCCTCGTCGAGCAGCGGGTGGTCGGCGACTGAACCGCGGTGATCCGACGGAGGCGACCGCGCTCGGATCGCCGCCGTCCCGCGTCAGCGTCCCTGCAGGCCGGCGTAGACGCCGCCGAGGACCGCGCCGTAGACCACGTGGCCGACGAGGCTCATCACGCTCACGTTCGGCAGGGGCGGGTTCGCCGGCGAGCCGACGGCCGAGAGCCAGACCGGCATCACGAGGACGGCGAGGGCGACCCACAGGACCACGCCGTAGCCGACGCCGAAGGCCAGACTCTTCGCCGTCGTCAGGTCGGCCTGCGTCGAGGCGAGCGCGGCGAAGACCATCCCCAACACCGCCCCGTGGGCCACGTGAATCGTGAACCCCGCGGCGCCGCCCGAGAGGAAGTACATCGAGGGGATCGCGACTTCGAGGACGGGGCGCATCTGCATCACCATCAGCGCGCCCATCACGATGCCCGCCACGACGCCGGCGGCGACGCCGTACTGCCACGTGTTCTCGGTTACCTGTGCTGTCGTCGTCGTGTTCGTTTCGGTCGCCATACTAGGGGGAGACCGCGTCCGTCCGAATAACGCCACCTCGGCGGCGCGGTCCGGACGCACGAGGCCGATAGAATTATGTCATATGGTACCGTCCCTCTCTAGGTCGGATTCGGCCGTGCCGACCGTCCGAGGCTTTTAATTCGAGGAGGGCGGAGAGACCACCGTGTCGACGACCGGCGAGTACGAGCGGTTCTTCCCCTACGAGGAGCCGTATCCGAACCAGCGCTCGGCGATGGCGGAGATCGCCGAGGCGTTAGACGACCAGCGGGACGTGCTCCTCGAAGGGGCGCCTGGAACCGGGAAAACGCTCTCGGCGCTCGTTCCGGCGCTCGAGTACGCCCAGCGGACCGACAAGACGGTGGTCATCACCACCAACGTCCACCAGCAGATGCGGCAGTTCGTGTCCGATGCCCGAGCCATCACGCAGGAGGAACCGGTGCGGGCGGTCGTCTTCAAGGGCAAGTCCTCGATGTGCCACATCGACGTCGAGTACCAGGAGTGTCAGACGCTGCGGGATACGACCCGGACGCTCGTGGAGAAAGAAGAAGAGCGCGCCGAACTCACAGAGCAGGCCGAGGCGCTCTTGGATCGAATTCGCGAGGGCGCGGAGGGTGCGGGCGAGGCCCGCAGCGCCGTGACCGACGAACTCGACACGGTCGAGTCCGAACTCGAAGACTTGCGCGACGGCAACGTCTGCGAGCACTACTACAACAACCTCGTCGGGTCGAACGACGAGTTCTTCGAGTGGCTCTTCGCGGACGTCCGGACGCCCGAGGAGATCTACGAGTACGCCGAGGAGCGACAGCTCTGCGGTTACGAACTGCTCAAGGAGGGGATGGAAGCCGTCGATCTGGTCGTCTGCAACTACCACCACCTGCTGGATCCGAACATCCGCGAGCAGTTCTTCCGGTGGCTGGGTCGCGAGCCCGAGGACGTCGTGACCGTCTTCGACGAGGCCCACAACATCGAGTCGGCCGCCCGCGACCACGCGAGCCGGGCCCTGACGGAGAACACCCTCGAAGAGGCGCTCTCGGAGCTGGAGGACGCCGACGACTCCCGCGCGGAACCGGCCGAGAACGTCCTCTCGGCGTTCCTGGGGGCGTTGCGGGCGACGTACGACGACGCGCTGGGGTTCGGCGAGCGCGAGCAGGTGAGCGACGACTGGCACGATCTCTCGATCGCGAACTCGGATCGGAGAGACGACCTGACGCTCGCCTTCCTGGAGCGCTACGAGGGCCGCGGCATCGACGCGGAGGTCGACCTCGCGCTCCAACTCGGGAGAACCCTCGACCGGGAGTACGAGGAAGCCTACCGCGAGGGCGAGGCGACGACGCGGACGGAGTGTCAGACCCTGCAGGCCGCGCAGTTCGTCGCCTCGTGGATGGCCGACGGCGGGAAACTCGGCCAGCACCCGCTGTGCTCGGTGCGTCGCGACTCAGGCACCGACGAGGTGTACGGGCGCGCGGAACTGTACACCTGCATCCCGAGAGAGGTCACCGAGACGCTGTTCGAGGAGGTCCACGCGAGCATCCTGATGTCGGCGACGCTGCGCCCCTTCGACGTCTTAGAGGACGTCCTCGGCGTCGAGGATCCGGCGACGATGGCCTACGGGCTCGAATACCCGGAGGACCGCCGCCGGACGCTCGCCGTGGAAGCGCCGGCGCTCTTCAGTTCCGACCGCGCGGACCCCGACACGCAGTTGGCGATCGCGGACGTACTGGCGGACGCCGCACGCTTCACGCCCGGGAACGCGCTTCTGTTCTTCCCTTCGTACGCCGAGGCCGAGCGGTACCACGACCGTCTCCGGGGTCGGTCCGACGTAGAAAGTCAGCTCCTGCTCGACGGCTCGGACGTCGACACGGAGTCCCTCCGGCAGTCGTTCGTCGAGAGCGACGACGCGACGCTCTTCACTTCGCTGTGGGGGACGCTCGCGGAGGGGGTGAGCTTCGACGGCGACGACGCTCGGACCGTCGCGGTCGTCGGCGTCCCGTACCCGCACCTCTCTGAGAGACTGGAGGCGATCCAGGACGCCTACGACCGCGCCTACGACGAACGGGACGGTGCGGGCTGGCGCTACGCGGTCGAGATCCCGACGATCCGGAAGACGCGGCAGGCGCTCGGACGCGTCATCCGCGCCCCCGACGACTTCGGCGTTCGGCTGCTCGTCGACAAGCGCTACACGCAGAAGAGCGTCGAGATGGGGAAGTACGGCGTTCGCGAGAGCTTCCCGCGGGAGGAGCGGGCCGAACTCGTCGACGTCGCGCCGACTAAACTGAAGTTCTCGATGCTGAACTTCTACGCCGACCTCGACGCCTACGAGGGACCGCCGCCGCGGCCGTAGCGCTGGGCGTTTCGATGGCCGTGTTGCGGGACGTTTCGATGGCCGTGTTACGGGACCGCCGGCCGAGGGCCGCCCGCCCGCGGAACCGACCCGGTCGAAACGGCCGAACGGCTCATACGCTTCCAGTCCAACTACTCTTCGATGCGTACGAAGCCCCCCGGTCCCGCGGGCGTACCGCTGTTCGGGAAC is drawn from Halobellus limi and contains these coding sequences:
- a CDS encoding phosphate-starvation-inducible PsiE family protein, giving the protein MDDPDADSEAPPRRLDAWIDRTASRIEDFINVVELAAAAIFALLFAIGVVDLALQIVETAADGNITDPLAVIDIIDTGLLLLIIVEVYQTVIAYTRRSETRRIVRLIIYTGIIAMVRKVIIFRTGEYATTGDALLAAAAYTLALVGLGVILLVEQRVVGD
- the argF gene encoding ornithine carbamoyltransferase; its protein translation is MLETDHFLDIDDLTTDELQTVLDRAAAIKAGEDAVQLSDQTLGMLFEKPSTRTRISFETGMTQLGGHAIFLGPDDIQLGHGEPLSDTSRVLSRYVDAVMARLFDHEDLLEIAEYSDVPVVNGLTDDAHPCQTLADLLTIDEAFGGFDDVQAAWVGDGNNVGQSFVIGAAMVGLDLTVATPEDYGMDDDVLEQAADLGHEPTIVDDPKDAVDDADVVYTDVWISMGQEDQRHEKLAAFDGYQVNERLLADSDAQVMHCLPAHRGEEITDDVLESDRALVWDQAENRLHAQKGLLVELLDA
- a CDS encoding [LysW]-lysine hydrolase, which translates into the protein MNHGVFEVEENLTEGLTDAQTLLADLVSIPSPSGDEGAATERLKAFFEEHDREVWIDEVGNVRAPADDSVLLTSHIDTVPGDVPVKVENGVLWGRGSVDATGPLAAMAVAAVETGVSFVGVVQEETSSRGAWHLVEDRDAPEAVINGEPSGWDGITLGYRGFLSGTYVSTSELGHSSRPEDNAIQSAVNWWSSVAEFFDEDESDGVFDTVTTKPVRFDGGPTEDGLAVEATVDVQFRVPPKFTIDDIREVAEGELTRGGVHWEKPIPPVMTSPRTEVARAFRVGIREAGGEPRLLRKTGTSDMNIFAGTWDCPMATYGPGDSELDHAPNEHLDLAEYDSSIDVLVDVCERLQE
- a CDS encoding ATP-dependent DNA helicase, with amino-acid sequence MAEIAEALDDQRDVLLEGAPGTGKTLSALVPALEYAQRTDKTVVITTNVHQQMRQFVSDARAITQEEPVRAVVFKGKSSMCHIDVEYQECQTLRDTTRTLVEKEEERAELTEQAEALLDRIREGAEGAGEARSAVTDELDTVESELEDLRDGNVCEHYYNNLVGSNDEFFEWLFADVRTPEEIYEYAEERQLCGYELLKEGMEAVDLVVCNYHHLLDPNIREQFFRWLGREPEDVVTVFDEAHNIESAARDHASRALTENTLEEALSELEDADDSRAEPAENVLSAFLGALRATYDDALGFGEREQVSDDWHDLSIANSDRRDDLTLAFLERYEGRGIDAEVDLALQLGRTLDREYEEAYREGEATTRTECQTLQAAQFVASWMADGGKLGQHPLCSVRRDSGTDEVYGRAELYTCIPREVTETLFEEVHASILMSATLRPFDVLEDVLGVEDPATMAYGLEYPEDRRRTLAVEAPALFSSDRADPDTQLAIADVLADAARFTPGNALLFFPSYAEAERYHDRLRGRSDVESQLLLDGSDVDTESLRQSFVESDDATLFTSLWGTLAEGVSFDGDDARTVAVVGVPYPHLSERLEAIQDAYDRAYDERDGAGWRYAVEIPTIRKTRQALGRVIRAPDDFGVRLLVDKRYTQKSVEMGKYGVRESFPREERAELVDVAPTKLKFSMLNFYADLDAYEGPPPRP
- a CDS encoding DUF6789 family protein, coding for MATETNTTTTAQVTENTWQYGVAAGVVAGIVMGALMVMQMRPVLEVAIPSMYFLSGGAAGFTIHVAHGAVLGMVFAALASTQADLTTAKSLAFGVGYGVVLWVALAVLVMPVWLSAVGSPANPPLPNVSVMSLVGHVVYGAVLGGVYAGLQGR
- a CDS encoding aspartate aminotransferase family protein; the protein is MTGGFVFSEKPIQIESGEGAYLYGEDGTEYLDFGASYAVASLGHSHPAVTEAIQEQAAKLTYVQASYPVDVRTELYEKLATLAPGDADNVWLCNSGTEANEAAMKFARSATGRSKIVATKRGFHGRTLGALAMTWKDKYKEPFEPLAGGVEFVPYGDEEALADAVDEETAALFLEPIQGEGGIHPASAEYLRHAREVTEEAGAALVFDEIQTGVGRTGDLWACEGVGVEPDILTSAKGIANGLPLGTTLVKDWIAEDPGDHGSTFSGGPVVCAAANATLDTVVEEDVPGHAAAVGEYLRSELEAAVDEHDLPVREVRGVGLMIGIQVKRGANRVLKNLALSEQILALPAGRTVVRLLPPLVIDERHADQFVDSLVEVLQ